The genomic region CCAAGAAGGGCTCGACCAAGCGGTCGTCGCCCAGGTGCCAGACACAGGTCACGGCAAGATTCTCTTCGATCAATAGATCGCACAACGCGTCGGCCGCAGGGCGGCCAACCGAGTTGATGTAATCCGCTAACGACAGGCCGCGCCAATGCTGATTGTCGACGGTTCCTAGCCAGGCGATGCGAATATTTTCAAATCCGACGGCGCTGTCGGCCAACGATGTGGCAAAGCGGCGGCGGAAGGTCGGATCAGCAAGCTTCGCCAGCGCGCCCAGTGGTCCGTCTTCCCACACTTCGTAGGGGAGCAATGCGTTTAGCATCGAGCTGCCCGGCAGGTAGGGATAAATATCGAACGAAAAGTCGACTTCGTTCATGGCCGTGGTATCGATGTAGCGGAGCAGTTCGTCCGTTTCGCGGGGGCTGGTGCCCTTGAGGTGCGAGATGTGAACCGCGACCTTGGCGCGGCGGCCGATTTCCACAGCTTCGCGCACGCCGGCGAGCGTGCCGCGCTTGTAGCGGACGTGTGTGACGAATACGCCTGCCCGCGCGGAGCTGGCCGCGATGACCTCGACCAATTCGTCGGTTTCGGCAAAACATTGAGCGATGTAGTCCATGCCCGTCGAAACGCCGGTGGCCCCCTCGTCCATGCCGCGGCGCACCTCGTACCGCATGCGGCGCAGCTGACTGTCATCAGGTCGAGTTCGCCCCCAGCCCATTGTCAGCACGCGAACGTTGGCATACGGAACCTGTGCCACAACATTCTGCACGGTGCGGCCGTCGAGCAGCGCCAGGTAATCGGCAATCGACTGCCATCCGCAATAGTCGTGCTGGACGAGCCCGTTGAGCGAGCGCAAGTAATACAGCCACTGCGGAGCGAGTTCCGGGGTCAGGGGCGCGTACGAGATGCCGTCGGACATCAGCACCTCGGTCGTGAAGCCTTGCAGCGTCTTCGAGACGAAGTGCGGTGTTTTCAGCAACCAACCATCGGAGTGGTTGTGGACGTCGACGAATCCCGGTGCTACGACGAGCCCGCGCGCGTCGATGACTTGGGCAGCGGCGGCGGCAGGCAACGCGTCCACGGCCACGATCCTGTCGCCGCGCACGGCGACGTCGGCCGCGACCCGCGCCGCGCCTGTACCGTCGATCACGGTGCCGCCGCGTACAAGCAAATCAAAGTCAGCCATAGTTGCCATCGTGCTAGCAGGAATAGCGAGGGATATCGTTCGACACAGGTTAACTCCCGGTCCGCAGCCAAGACAAGCGCTAGCAATGCTTGTACAGAGTGTCGCCTGACAAGGTACGAAATCTATGGTCACGGCGTCGTCGTGGCGAGATGCGCTATTGGGCCATGCCATGTTTGAACCGGTCCGCCACCAAAGTCCGATAAGGCCAAGAGTCCACACTTATTGCTCGTGCCACTCGCGGGCACGTCGTCTAGGAGCCTCGGCTATGAAAATCAGGCGAATGTTGGCGGGTTGGTTGCTTGCCGCGAGTGGCGTTATGGTGGCCGACGTGAGGCCGATTCATGCCGCGCCGATTGTCCCCGGCACGGGACAAAAGGTTGACGCCGTGGGGGACGACTTCGAAGATCCCGAGTGGGCTTACATCCCCAACAACCCCAAAAGCAGCATCGACCTGGACAAGGTTTCGCGGCTGCCGGCCGGCCGTTCGAGCAATGGACGCTGGCGCGAGAATCTGGATCGCGGCCACCCTGACATCGTCAAACGCGTCCCGACGCCCGAAGGGGGCCTGGCGGGCAGCGAATGGTCGCTGCTGATGGCTTCGAAGGCCACCGGCATTCCTGGCCATCCAACGCGCAAGGGAGAGCAAGACGATCTGTTCCTGAACGTCAATCCGCGGCTTGGCCATTATGTTCCCGTATCGCAGGGACCGAGTATTGTGACGCGCGTCTATCTTGCCCCGTTCGAAGAGTGGGAAGAACGGACCGGATCGTCTTTCGCCATGCGAGCTACGCTGCGCGGATCGAAGCCAGACAAAAACGAGACCGAACCTTACTGGCCGGGCATTTTCGTGAACTACAAGCGACCGGCCGATCGGCGCAAGAACGAAGCCGCGGCTTCGTGGGTAGTCCGCGCATCAAACCCGGGAGGCGACTATCGCGTGGCCCCGATCAACGAGGCCGGCTGGTGGACGCTCGGCATGTCGTTCACCGGCGACGGAATGGTCCACTATTACATCCGCCAGGGCGTTGATGATCTAACGTCGTCAGACCGGGTGGCGTCTCAACACCCCTACAATTTTCAGGCCTTGTACTTTATCGATGTCTTCTATGACATCTTTGGCTCGAACGACAATCAGCATTGGACCACCGGCTGGATCATTGATGATCCGGCGGTCTACCTGGCCAATCCCCCACGCGTGCAACATGCCAATCGCGCGCAGCGCAAGCCGCGCTAACGCGGGTGGAAAAGGAGCGCGTGCCGCACAGCCCTGAGGGAGCTTCGCCAGCAATGCCTGCGCGCCGAGGCCGATTGGGCTAAGCACCGGGCCGATAGCGCGCGTCCTCGTGTCCGGCTTAGCGATTTCGCCTAGCCCAACAGGTTCGCGCCAGTGAAGCGAAGCGAATCCAGGAACCTGGCCGCGCTACGCGCCGACCGTGTTCTCGTTGGTGGGCTCGCTCGTCGAGGGTTCGCTAGTAGGCGGCACGAACTTGGGTGCCGTCGCTTCGTCGCGATCGTCCGCCGGCGCGTAGTTCGTCACACGGCTTGAGTGCGACGACGCGGTGTTCACCTCGTCCTCGATGCCGTGCAGACCCTTCTTGAATTCGGTCATGCTCTTGCCCATCGAACGTGCCACGCTGGGCAGCCGGCTGCCAAACAGCAACACCGCCACGGCACCGACGATCATGATTTCGACCGGACTTAAGCCAAACATCGCGAGTTCCTCTTAATCAGGACCTGTTTATGCTTGTGCCTCACGGCGCGCCAGACCGCGCCGTGTGCTACGACCTATTTCTTTGCCTGCGTTACCGTGGGAGGGGCAGTCCCTTCGGTATCGTCTTCGATACCTTGCACGCCCTTTTTGAACTCCACCACACTACGCCCCATAGAGCGCATCAGGCTGGGAAGCCGATTGCCGAACAGCAAGAGGATCACAGCGCCAACAATCAGGGCCTCGGTGGGACCGATACCGAACGCGAGGAGATGCATACGATCCTCTTTCGAGACCCGGCGGGCGACTGTGCCACCGGTCGCCGTGGGGCAAGTGGGCATACGAGGCGGGACTTCCGGAACACTGCACCGTTATTCTTGCGCAGGGCTCCGCGAGGGCATAACTGCCCTACAGACCTAATTTTACTGGCGCGCCGAGGGCAGTCAAACGAAAAGGGGGCTTGCCCGCCGGTCGTTTCCCTGGCTGGCCTGCTACTTTGCCGACTTTTCCCGCCCCGCCGTCGCCGTATAGAGCGGCAGATAACGGTAATAGACCTCGAGGCATAAGGCCCCCAATGAAGTCGAAAAGACGCGTCCGCCATAGCCGCCCCAGAGAGAATCGGGGTCCCAGCTGCCGGTTGCCTCACCATCGGCCCGTTGGCTGTGGGTTAGCGCCGTGCTGATGGCCTCGTTCCATTTGGCCCAGGCGGGGCCTTGCATCTGAAACATGGCCAGTGTGCCGTAGTACCAATAATAGAAGTTGGGCGGACCTTGCCCGGGCAAGGCGGTCTGCAAGTACTCGCGGGCTTCGTCACCGGCGCCTGTGAGCGACAAGTGAAAAAATTCACGGCATACCAAAGCTT from Pirellulales bacterium harbors:
- a CDS encoding amidohydrolase family protein codes for the protein MADFDLLVRGGTVIDGTGAARVAADVAVRGDRIVAVDALPAAAAAQVIDARGLVVAPGFVDVHNHSDGWLLKTPHFVSKTLQGFTTEVLMSDGISYAPLTPELAPQWLYYLRSLNGLVQHDYCGWQSIADYLALLDGRTVQNVVAQVPYANVRVLTMGWGRTRPDDSQLRRMRYEVRRGMDEGATGVSTGMDYIAQCFAETDELVEVIAASSARAGVFVTHVRYKRGTLAGVREAVEIGRRAKVAVHISHLKGTSPRETDELLRYIDTTAMNEVDFSFDIYPYLPGSSMLNALLPYEVWEDGPLGALAKLADPTFRRRFATSLADSAVGFENIRIAWLGTVDNQHWRGLSLADYINSVGRPAADALCDLLIEENLAVTCVWHLGDDRLVEPFLAHPCFMLGSDGIYFPDAMTHPRQHGSAARLLGPLVRERRLFTLEEAVRKMTSIPADRFGLTDRGRVQLGAFADLVLFDADAITDRATFAEPQQNAIGIQHVLVNGTSIVADGVPIERFAGPLPGRALRYRE
- a CDS encoding twin-arginine translocase TatA/TatE family subunit encodes the protein MFGLSPVEIMIVGAVAVLLFGSRLPSVARSMGKSMTEFKKGLHGIEDEVNTASSHSSRVTNYAPADDRDEATAPKFVPPTSEPSTSEPTNENTVGA
- a CDS encoding twin-arginine translocase TatA/TatE family subunit, encoding MHLLAFGIGPTEALIVGAVILLLFGNRLPSLMRSMGRSVVEFKKGVQGIEDDTEGTAPPTVTQAKK